One candidate division TA06 bacterium genomic window carries:
- a CDS encoding DUF177 domain-containing protein produces the protein MVSKTCKQLKMDMSELRDGKAELEFDCSLDSLSLKRDIVDLDGNARAKMSIFNTGDGVDVRGSVSFVCYLVCSRCLRRYEMNRTERIMVYYRKAGAVPAFREIELSEADAMTYYYDDNVINLASSIRDAILLFIPIKPLCSPKCKGLCPICGQNLNQGRCSCSREMVGARWEALKKFKR, from the coding sequence ATGGTGAGTAAGACGTGCAAGCAGCTCAAGATGGATATGTCGGAGCTGCGCGATGGAAAGGCAGAATTGGAGTTTGACTGCAGTCTGGATTCTCTCTCGTTAAAGCGAGATATTGTTGATCTGGACGGCAATGCACGAGCTAAGATGTCCATCTTCAACACAGGCGACGGGGTTGATGTTAGGGGCTCCGTCTCCTTTGTCTGCTATCTGGTATGTTCGCGGTGTCTAAGAAGATATGAAATGAATCGCACCGAACGAATCATGGTTTACTATAGAAAGGCCGGAGCAGTTCCGGCCTTTCGTGAGATTGAACTTTCCGAGGCAGATGCAATGACTTACTATTACGATGACAATGTGATTAACCTCGCTTCCAGCATTAGGGACGCGATTCTTCTCTTTATTCCTATCAAACCTTTGTGTTCGCCGAAGTGCAAGGGATTGTGTCCCATATGCGGGCAGAATCTTAATCAGGGCAGGTGTTCATGTAGTAGAGAAATGGTTGGTGCAAGATGGGAGGCTCTTAAGAAGTTCAAGCGCTAG
- a CDS encoding ketoacyl-ACP synthase III codes for MAKKARIIGTGSALPERVLTNYDLEKMVDTSDEWIVERTGIKERRIADEKTATSDLGLLASKKAIEDAKIDLKEIEIILVGTASPDMLFPSTGCVVQSKLGLENIPAFDVSAACSGFLYGLEIARALLESGMYNTLLLLGAETLSKIVDWTDRSTCVLLADGAGACVMKSLNGERGILSTFAAANGSLGKLLYLPAGGSRNPASVETVEKRMHYIKMKGNEVFKHAVRAMVNGGQIALERAGLTAADVDLFIPHQANMRIIKAVAKRLRVPEEKVYTNIHRVGNTSAASIAICIDEANKDGRLNEGDIVLLDCFGGGLTWASAVIRW; via the coding sequence GTGGCAAAGAAGGCGAGGATAATAGGAACAGGCTCTGCACTTCCAGAAAGGGTTCTTACTAACTACGATCTTGAGAAGATGGTGGATACGTCAGACGAATGGATTGTGGAGCGGACAGGAATTAAGGAGAGAAGAATCGCCGACGAGAAGACAGCTACCTCCGATCTTGGCCTTCTCGCAAGCAAGAAAGCGATAGAAGATGCGAAGATAGATCTGAAGGAAATAGAGATCATTCTGGTTGGAACAGCTTCCCCGGACATGCTCTTTCCTTCCACTGGATGTGTCGTGCAGAGCAAACTGGGATTGGAGAACATACCTGCATTCGATGTTAGTGCGGCCTGCTCCGGATTTCTATACGGTCTGGAGATAGCGAGGGCCCTTCTGGAATCGGGAATGTACAACACACTTCTACTGCTCGGAGCCGAAACGCTTTCCAAGATCGTAGACTGGACGGATAGGTCAACCTGTGTATTGCTTGCAGATGGAGCGGGTGCCTGTGTCATGAAATCACTCAATGGAGAGAGGGGCATACTGAGCACATTTGCTGCCGCTAACGGTTCCCTCGGGAAACTCCTGTACCTTCCTGCCGGTGGGAGCAGAAACCCTGCGTCAGTGGAGACTGTAGAAAAACGGATGCACTATATAAAGATGAAAGGAAATGAAGTCTTCAAGCATGCGGTGAGGGCTATGGTGAATGGAGGCCAGATTGCTCTAGAGCGAGCGGGGCTGACTGCAGCAGACGTGGATCTTTTCATACCGCACCAGGCTAATATGAGGATAATAAAGGCGGTGGCCAAAAGATTGCGTGTGCCTGAAGAGAAGGTATACACGAACATACATAGAGTTGGCAATACCTCAGCCGCTTCCATTGCAATATGCATTGATGAAGCAAACAAGGACGGAAGGCTGAACGAGGGCGACATCGTGCTCCTGGACTGTTTTGGCGGGGGCCTTACCTGGGCGAGCGCGGTAATCAGGTGGTAG
- the acpP gene encoding acyl carrier protein — protein sequence MSLEEEVRKIIVDQLGVDAAQVTIEARFVDDLGADSLDTVELIMALEEKFGVEVPDDDAEKLVTVGKAVEYIGKKLGEKKEG from the coding sequence ATGTCGTTGGAAGAAGAGGTCAGGAAGATAATTGTTGACCAGCTTGGAGTCGATGCAGCTCAAGTGACCATAGAAGCACGCTTCGTTGATGACCTTGGAGCTGATTCACTCGATACTGTGGAGCTGATAATGGCTCTCGAGGAGAAGTTCGGCGTAGAAGTTCCTGATGATGATGCGGAGAAACTGGTAACAGTTGGAAAGGCAGTCGAGTACATAGGGAAGAAATTGGGAGAGAAGAAAGAAGGGTAG
- the gltA gene encoding NADPH-dependent glutamate synthase, whose translation MAKKKLLLDKIPVKRQAPKERVLNWNEVALGYSEEDAVNEATRCIMCKKSQCIDGCPVEIDIPGFIDLVRNRDFVGAARKVKEKNILPAICGRVCPQEVQCQETCVLGKKGDPISIGTLERFVADYEAKNAEIEVPEIPPSTGKRVAVVGSGPAGLTVAGDMAKLGHSVTVFEALHKPGGVLVYGIPEFRLPKTIVARECEYMGKLGVELKTGFVVGKTRTVEELFEEGYEAVFIGTGAGLPRFMKIPGENHNGVYSANEWLTRINLMKAYRFPEYDTPIKVRNKVAVIGGGNTAMDAARTSLRLGAEVVYDVYRRSRKEMPARIEEIENAEEEGIQFNFLVNPVRIIGDEKGWVKQMECIRMELGEPDESGRRRPIPIEGSEFKLDVDIVVVAIGQSPNPLIPQSTPGLEVGKWGNVVADEETGKTSMKGVFAGGDIVTGEATVILAMGAGRKAAEAMDEYLRTKKW comes from the coding sequence ATGGCAAAGAAGAAATTGTTGCTGGACAAGATTCCTGTAAAGAGACAGGCTCCAAAAGAGAGAGTTCTCAATTGGAATGAGGTCGCTCTTGGCTACAGTGAGGAAGACGCAGTCAATGAGGCCACAAGATGCATAATGTGCAAGAAGTCCCAATGCATAGATGGCTGTCCGGTAGAGATTGACATCCCGGGCTTCATTGATCTCGTGAGGAATAGGGATTTCGTAGGCGCAGCCAGGAAGGTGAAAGAGAAGAACATCCTTCCTGCCATTTGCGGCAGGGTGTGTCCTCAAGAGGTGCAGTGTCAGGAGACCTGTGTGCTGGGTAAGAAGGGAGACCCGATATCGATTGGAACTCTGGAGAGATTTGTCGCGGACTATGAGGCCAAGAACGCTGAGATTGAAGTACCTGAGATTCCGCCCAGTACAGGCAAGAGGGTTGCAGTTGTCGGCTCCGGACCTGCTGGGCTTACTGTAGCCGGAGACATGGCAAAGCTCGGCCACTCTGTCACCGTGTTTGAAGCCCTTCACAAGCCTGGCGGGGTTCTTGTATACGGAATACCCGAGTTTCGTCTTCCCAAGACCATAGTCGCTCGCGAGTGTGAATACATGGGAAAGCTTGGTGTGGAATTAAAAACCGGGTTCGTGGTGGGAAAGACAAGGACCGTGGAGGAGCTGTTTGAAGAAGGATACGAAGCAGTCTTCATAGGAACGGGGGCGGGCCTTCCCCGGTTCATGAAAATACCGGGCGAGAATCACAATGGAGTCTATTCGGCAAATGAATGGCTGACCAGGATAAATCTGATGAAGGCCTATAGATTTCCGGAATATGACACACCCATAAAGGTTCGGAACAAGGTGGCTGTCATTGGCGGCGGCAATACTGCCATGGATGCTGCCAGGACTTCATTGAGGTTGGGCGCAGAGGTCGTTTACGATGTCTACAGAAGATCGAGAAAAGAGATGCCGGCGAGAATTGAAGAGATAGAGAATGCAGAGGAAGAAGGAATTCAGTTTAACTTCCTGGTCAATCCTGTTAGAATCATCGGGGACGAAAAAGGCTGGGTGAAGCAGATGGAGTGTATTAGAATGGAGTTGGGAGAGCCTGATGAGTCTGGAAGGAGGAGACCCATACCCATAGAAGGGAGCGAGTTCAAGCTGGATGTGGACATAGTCGTGGTTGCCATTGGCCAGAGTCCCAACCCGCTCATTCCTCAGAGCACCCCTGGTCTGGAGGTTGGGAAGTGGGGCAACGTGGTTGCGGACGAGGAAACTGGTAAGACGTCGATGAAGGGGGTTTTTGCTGGAGGTGACATAGTCACGGGCGAGGCAACAGTCATTCTGGCTATGGGTGCCGGGAGGAAGGCGGCAGAAGCCATGGACGAATATCTGAGGACCAAGAAATGGTGA
- a CDS encoding 50S ribosomal protein L32, with the protein MPVPKRRHSRTRSRKRRTHYKVDEPAISICPECKKPKPPHRVCPHCGYYKGREVISTET; encoded by the coding sequence ATGCCGGTTCCCAAGAGAAGACATTCCAGGACAAGAAGCAGGAAAAGGCGCACCCACTACAAGGTGGATGAACCAGCGATATCCATTTGCCCAGAGTGCAAAAAGCCCAAGCCCCCACACAGGGTTTGCCCGCACTGTGGTTATTACAAGGGTAGAGAGGTAATCAGTACAGAAACGTAA
- the rnc gene encoding ribonuclease III, with the protein MRSGLCAQGSEKLKGQYRYVEFLWVRRSQRFHSPQSHRRLSMKPESKRKVVTPERLDSLREFQERMAIYFVDPSLLDMALTHSSHSSLSNERLEFLGDSIVDMVVGEYVYKRKARASEGEMTDWRSDLVREVALAEAARGIDLGSYLQLGEGELKSGGAGKASILGDAYEALIAAIYLEEGLEEAREFIYDTLIGREKSIPKKKNYKSLLQEATTRKGRRNPTYRVVYEEGPDHRKTFTVEALVDGEVAGTGHGKSKKIAEQRAARNAIGKLKMGNEMVPSGGDEPGKRSSAKTPKEREGD; encoded by the coding sequence ATGCGATCTGGATTATGTGCCCAGGGAAGCGAGAAACTCAAAGGTCAGTATCGCTATGTCGAATTCCTTTGGGTTCGGCGGTCACAACGTTTCCATAGTCCTCAGAGCCATAGAAGACTGAGTATGAAGCCGGAGTCGAAACGGAAAGTTGTCACTCCTGAGAGGCTTGACTCCCTGAGGGAGTTTCAGGAGCGGATGGCGATCTATTTTGTGGATCCTTCTCTTCTGGACATGGCCCTCACTCATAGCTCGCACTCTAGCCTTTCCAACGAGAGACTTGAGTTTCTGGGAGACTCAATCGTGGATATGGTGGTCGGAGAATACGTGTACAAAAGGAAAGCCCGTGCCTCAGAGGGCGAGATGACGGATTGGCGGTCAGACCTTGTTAGGGAGGTGGCTCTGGCAGAGGCGGCAAGAGGGATAGATCTGGGCAGTTACCTTCAGCTCGGAGAAGGAGAACTAAAGTCGGGAGGCGCAGGGAAAGCATCCATTCTCGGCGATGCTTACGAAGCATTGATTGCTGCCATATATCTAGAAGAAGGATTGGAAGAGGCCAGGGAGTTCATATATGATACGCTGATTGGCAGAGAGAAGTCCATTCCGAAGAAAAAAAACTACAAGTCGCTGCTTCAGGAAGCGACCACCCGCAAGGGAAGACGTAATCCAACATACAGGGTAGTGTACGAAGAAGGGCCTGATCACCGAAAGACTTTCACCGTCGAGGCCCTGGTTGACGGTGAGGTTGCCGGTACCGGGCACGGAAAGAGCAAGAAGATTGCAGAGCAACGTGCTGCCAGAAATGCTATTGGAAAGCTGAAAATGGGAAACGAAATGGTGCCCTCTGGCGGAGACGAGCCCGGCAAGCGGAGTTCAGCGAAGACGCCCAAAGAGAGAGAAGGAGACTGA
- the fabF gene encoding beta-ketoacyl-[acyl-carrier-protein] synthase II → MARRVVITGFGAVTPIGSNVKEFWDSLVEGKSGVDRIAVFDPTDFPVRIAGEVKEFEPATFMDRKEVRRTDRFTQLAYKAALEAIEDSGIDVSSNSERIGVLIGSGIGGVGTWEEQHKRLYEGGPSRVSPLFIPMMIIDTASGFISIKLGAKGPNFSTVSACASGAHAIGFAREIIASDMADAMITGGSEAPVTPLSLAGFSAMKALSTRNEEPEKASRPFDKERDGFIMAEGAGVLVLEELDRARRRNAKIHAEVIGFGMSGDAYHITAPAPGGEGAARAMALAVRQSGVSPEDVDYINAHGTSTQLNDKFETTAIKSVFNQSARKLQISSNKSMTGHLLGAAGAVELIATALTIETGVVPPTINYENPDPECDLDYVPREARNSKVSIAMSNSFGFGGHNVSIVLRAIED, encoded by the coding sequence TTGGCAAGAAGAGTTGTAATAACTGGATTTGGAGCAGTGACTCCTATCGGCTCCAACGTGAAAGAATTCTGGGATTCCCTTGTGGAGGGGAAGAGCGGTGTTGATCGCATAGCTGTATTTGACCCGACAGATTTCCCTGTGCGCATAGCTGGAGAGGTGAAAGAATTCGAACCGGCAACCTTCATGGATAGAAAAGAGGTTCGCAGAACCGACAGGTTTACTCAGCTTGCATACAAGGCCGCCCTGGAGGCTATTGAGGACTCCGGGATCGACGTGTCCTCGAATTCTGAACGTATAGGAGTGCTTATAGGGAGTGGGATTGGTGGGGTGGGAACCTGGGAGGAGCAGCATAAGAGGTTGTACGAAGGTGGTCCCAGCCGGGTTTCTCCTCTTTTCATTCCCATGATGATAATTGATACGGCCTCCGGATTCATATCCATTAAGCTGGGTGCCAAGGGGCCAAACTTTTCTACAGTTTCGGCATGTGCGTCAGGTGCTCACGCAATAGGGTTCGCCCGCGAAATCATCGCCTCTGACATGGCTGATGCGATGATAACGGGTGGATCAGAAGCGCCCGTTACACCTCTGTCTCTTGCCGGCTTCTCTGCGATGAAGGCGCTTTCCACTAGAAATGAGGAACCCGAAAAAGCCTCCAGACCTTTTGATAAGGAGCGGGATGGGTTCATCATGGCTGAAGGGGCAGGTGTTCTCGTTCTAGAGGAGCTGGATAGGGCAAGAAGAAGGAACGCCAAAATACATGCAGAAGTTATTGGATTCGGCATGAGTGGTGACGCATATCACATAACCGCCCCTGCTCCGGGAGGAGAAGGTGCCGCAAGAGCCATGGCCCTGGCTGTGCGACAGTCGGGAGTCTCTCCTGAAGATGTGGATTACATAAACGCCCATGGAACATCGACTCAGCTGAACGACAAGTTTGAGACTACGGCAATCAAGTCCGTGTTCAATCAAAGCGCCCGCAAATTGCAGATCAGTTCGAACAAATCGATGACTGGTCACCTTCTTGGCGCTGCGGGTGCAGTGGAGCTTATAGCCACAGCATTGACCATCGAAACCGGAGTTGTACCGCCCACCATCAACTATGAAAACCCTGATCCTGAATGCGATCTGGATTATGTGCCCAGGGAAGCGAGAAACTCAAAGGTCAGTATCGCTATGTCGAATTCCTTTGGGTTCGGCGGTCACAACGTTTCCATAGTCCTCAGAGCCATAGAAGACTGA
- a CDS encoding sulfide/dihydroorotate dehydrogenase-like FAD/NAD-binding protein, with amino-acid sequence MNEIVQKKELAPDIDEYVINAPLVASKCLSGQFVVLRLHEEGERIPITIADFDRDTGFLTLVIQEVGKTTMEMGTMKEGDVLSDVIGPLGRESKISKIGTMVAVGGGIGIPAVHPIARAFKEAGSAVISVLGARNKELLIWEERMRSFSDKISITTDDGSYGKKGFVTDALKELIDSGTKIDQVTAIGPAIMMKMVSEVTRPKGIKTVVSLNSLMLDATGMCGVCRVEVGGKTKFACVDGPEFDGHEVNFDILMSRLTMYLPEEKESVEAYRKKLSSGK; translated from the coding sequence ATGAATGAGATAGTCCAGAAAAAGGAACTTGCACCCGATATAGACGAATATGTTATCAACGCTCCTCTTGTGGCAAGCAAGTGCCTGTCCGGCCAGTTTGTCGTCCTGAGGCTCCATGAGGAGGGTGAGCGGATACCGATTACCATCGCCGACTTCGACAGGGATACGGGCTTCCTAACCCTGGTGATACAGGAGGTGGGGAAGACGACCATGGAGATGGGAACGATGAAAGAGGGCGATGTTCTTTCTGATGTTATTGGTCCTCTGGGCAGGGAAAGCAAGATTTCCAAAATAGGCACCATGGTTGCCGTGGGAGGAGGAATTGGCATCCCTGCTGTACATCCGATAGCCCGTGCTTTCAAAGAGGCGGGGTCGGCGGTTATTTCTGTCCTTGGAGCGCGCAACAAAGAGCTCCTCATATGGGAAGAGAGGATGCGCTCCTTCAGCGACAAGATTTCTATTACGACTGACGATGGGTCATACGGGAAGAAGGGGTTTGTCACAGATGCTCTTAAGGAACTGATAGACTCGGGGACCAAAATAGACCAGGTTACTGCAATTGGTCCAGCAATAATGATGAAGATGGTGTCTGAGGTTACCAGGCCCAAAGGGATCAAGACAGTTGTCAGCCTGAACTCTCTTATGCTTGACGCCACTGGCATGTGTGGTGTTTGCAGAGTAGAGGTCGGGGGCAAGACGAAATTTGCTTGTGTGGATGGACCTGAATTCGACGGGCATGAGGTCAATTTTGACATACTCATGTCGAGGCTCACCATGTACTTGCCTGAGGAGAAGGAGTCGGTAGAGGCCTATAGGAAAAAGCTCTCGTCCGGGAAATGA
- the fabD gene encoding ACP S-malonyltransferase has translation MRVAFIFPGQGSQGAGMAKAFYESFPSVRETYEKANDILGMDIASLSFEGPEEELRKTKNAQVAILLHSVVGDALLKSMGIRPDIVAGHSLGEYSANVSAGSLELDDALHLVRFRGELMWQSGVKSPGTMSAIVGMDYDQVEQLCREASTHGIVSVANYNSPHQVVISGEPEAVKVASELANSRGAKRVMPLKVSGAFHSELMRDPALKLSKVLFKTKISDPTTPVVANWSGKMVKDSEGVGDALRRQMLSPVLWIDSIKTMLGFGAKCFVEVGPGKVLLGLLKRTDSKVAMYSVADTKSLESTVKALEQEIPR, from the coding sequence ATGAGAGTTGCATTTATCTTTCCGGGACAGGGGTCACAGGGAGCAGGGATGGCAAAGGCCTTCTACGAATCCTTTCCCTCCGTTCGTGAAACCTACGAGAAGGCAAACGACATACTGGGGATGGACATAGCTTCGCTGTCATTTGAGGGTCCCGAAGAAGAGCTCCGCAAAACAAAAAACGCTCAGGTAGCCATACTTCTGCACAGTGTTGTTGGTGATGCTTTACTGAAAAGTATGGGAATCAGACCGGACATAGTGGCTGGCCACAGCCTGGGAGAGTATTCGGCGAATGTTTCTGCTGGCTCACTTGAACTGGACGATGCCCTCCATTTGGTCAGGTTCAGAGGAGAGCTGATGTGGCAGTCGGGTGTGAAGAGTCCAGGGACCATGTCAGCAATCGTAGGAATGGATTACGACCAGGTGGAACAACTGTGCAGGGAGGCATCCACACATGGTATTGTATCCGTCGCCAACTACAACTCTCCTCATCAGGTAGTCATATCCGGTGAACCTGAGGCTGTGAAGGTTGCATCCGAGCTGGCCAATTCCCGGGGAGCCAAGAGGGTCATGCCTCTTAAGGTGAGCGGAGCTTTTCACTCTGAGCTGATGCGAGATCCGGCACTGAAATTGTCCAAGGTTCTTTTCAAGACCAAGATCTCTGACCCGACAACCCCTGTGGTTGCAAACTGGTCTGGCAAGATGGTGAAGGACTCAGAAGGTGTGGGCGATGCTCTCAGAAGGCAGATGCTCAGTCCGGTCCTGTGGATTGACTCAATCAAAACGATGCTTGGATTTGGAGCCAAATGCTTTGTGGAGGTAGGGCCAGGAAAGGTCTTGCTCGGCCTTCTGAAAAGGACAGACTCAAAAGTTGCCATGTATAGCGTTGCTGATACAAAGAGTCTCGAATCGACTGTCAAGGCACTGGAGCAGGAGATACCCAGGTGA
- the fabG gene encoding 3-oxoacyl-[acyl-carrier-protein] reductase: MRLKEKVSVVTGAAKGIGREIALRFAQEGADVAAWDVETDEMESLKTEIEGKGRRFLGLQVDVSDFDTVKTAVENVLDGFSRIDILINNAGITRDNLIIRMSEVDWDSVIDVNLKGVFNCTKAISRVMLKQKSGRIINISSVIGIFGNAGQSNYAASKGGIISFTKSIAKELAFRGITVNAIAPGFIDTGMTGLLGDEVREKYLQSVPLRRMGTGKDVAEAALFLASDQASYITGETIRVDGGLAM, encoded by the coding sequence GTGAGACTAAAAGAGAAGGTTTCTGTAGTGACAGGTGCTGCTAAGGGAATTGGCAGAGAGATAGCGTTGAGGTTTGCTCAGGAAGGAGCAGACGTGGCGGCTTGGGATGTGGAGACGGACGAGATGGAATCTCTAAAGACTGAGATAGAAGGAAAAGGCAGAAGATTTCTCGGCCTTCAGGTCGACGTGTCTGACTTTGATACAGTGAAAACTGCTGTGGAGAATGTTCTTGACGGATTTTCGCGTATCGATATACTAATTAACAACGCAGGCATAACCAGGGATAATTTGATTATTCGGATGAGCGAGGTGGATTGGGACTCGGTGATAGACGTGAACTTGAAAGGTGTATTCAACTGCACGAAGGCTATTTCCAGGGTTATGTTGAAACAGAAAAGTGGTAGAATAATAAACATCTCCTCTGTGATTGGCATTTTTGGAAATGCCGGGCAGTCAAACTATGCAGCCTCCAAAGGCGGAATAATATCCTTCACGAAGTCGATTGCAAAGGAGCTTGCCTTCAGAGGCATAACAGTTAATGCAATCGCTCCGGGATTTATAGATACGGGCATGACCGGTTTGCTTGGAGACGAGGTGAGAGAGAAGTACTTGCAGTCGGTACCCCTAAGAAGGATGGGAACCGGCAAGGATGTGGCTGAGGCCGCCCTCTTCCTTGCTTCCGATCAAGCGTCCTACATTACTGGCGAGACAATAAGGGTTGATGGGGGGCTGGCTATGTAG
- the plsX gene encoding phosphate acyltransferase PlsX: MTRIALDAMGGDRAPDTIVQGLAEAIKDKQFSAFLIGDEKRIGKSLERYGVGRSVELVHASEVIGPDESPSMAVRRRRGSSIGVGVRMQKEGKVDAFVSAGSTGAVMAFSLLTLGRLGGVNRPAIAAFFPTKVGFSLVLDVGANSDCKPLNLLQFAMMGSIYLSYSFQKESPRVALLSMGEEDSKGNDLTLATHELLRSADLINFVGNIEASRILDGVADVVVCDGFVGNAILKFGEAIIDYVSQSAKESVRGGLKAKLGGLMLKSSFKKMIKRMNYEEYGGAPLLGIDGVVFACHGKSTPRAIRSALISTCNYVEGRVNEHIREELARHTP, encoded by the coding sequence ATGACAAGAATTGCTCTCGATGCCATGGGTGGAGACAGGGCGCCGGACACAATTGTCCAGGGCCTGGCCGAAGCCATCAAAGACAAGCAGTTTAGTGCTTTTCTTATTGGAGACGAAAAGAGGATAGGCAAGTCACTGGAAAGGTATGGGGTGGGCAGGTCTGTCGAACTTGTTCACGCTTCTGAAGTGATTGGACCTGATGAGTCCCCGTCAATGGCAGTGAGGAGGAGGCGCGGCTCATCCATTGGGGTTGGAGTGAGGATGCAGAAAGAAGGCAAAGTCGACGCGTTCGTCAGTGCAGGAAGCACAGGCGCGGTCATGGCTTTCTCACTGCTTACTCTCGGTAGGCTCGGGGGGGTAAACCGTCCAGCCATAGCAGCCTTTTTCCCTACGAAGGTAGGGTTCAGCCTGGTTCTTGATGTCGGCGCCAACTCAGACTGCAAACCACTCAACCTGCTCCAGTTCGCTATGATGGGGTCGATCTATCTCAGTTACTCCTTTCAGAAAGAGAGCCCAAGAGTGGCGTTGCTTAGTATGGGAGAGGAGGATTCCAAAGGAAACGACCTGACTCTGGCTACGCATGAATTACTGAGATCTGCTGACCTGATTAACTTCGTAGGGAACATTGAGGCAAGCCGCATACTCGATGGTGTTGCAGATGTTGTAGTCTGCGATGGTTTTGTTGGGAATGCCATACTGAAGTTTGGTGAGGCGATTATCGATTATGTGTCCCAATCTGCGAAGGAGTCAGTAAGAGGTGGACTTAAGGCGAAACTGGGGGGCTTGATGTTGAAGTCCTCGTTCAAGAAAATGATAAAAAGAATGAACTACGAAGAATACGGGGGCGCGCCTCTTCTGGGAATAGATGGTGTGGTTTTTGCCTGTCACGGGAAGTCTACACCCAGAGCAATAAGGAGTGCCCTCATCTCCACTTGCAACTACGTGGAGGGGAGAGTGAACGAACATATTAGAGAAGAACTGGCGCGGCATACACCTTGA
- a CDS encoding electron transfer flavoprotein subunit beta/FixA family protein codes for MNVVVCLKQVPDTELSLGIAQGGQDIDRGDISYVINPYDEYAIEEALRIKEKSGGEVTLVAVGPGRYEEALRGGLAMGADRAIHVKDEALEGSDPMVIAYVLSKVIGGVDYDLILCGKQAIEDDSGQVGPALAEHLDLPQVTVVTKLEIDSDCKKAVAHREVEGGIEVVETSLPAVVTAQKGLNEPRYASLRGMMKAKKMPVETKTIADLGISSDEVGKAGSKTHLIELTYPPKRSAGRILDGELAEAVKELVRCLREEAKVL; via the coding sequence GTGAACGTAGTAGTGTGTTTGAAACAGGTTCCTGACACTGAACTTTCTCTGGGCATAGCACAGGGTGGGCAGGATATAGACAGAGGTGATATCAGCTATGTGATCAATCCATACGATGAGTACGCGATTGAAGAGGCGCTCAGAATCAAGGAGAAATCTGGTGGTGAGGTCACTCTGGTTGCAGTGGGTCCTGGCAGATATGAGGAGGCTCTGCGTGGTGGTCTTGCCATGGGGGCTGACAGGGCAATCCATGTCAAGGATGAAGCGCTTGAAGGCTCGGATCCGATGGTAATTGCATATGTGCTTTCCAAGGTTATTGGAGGGGTCGACTACGATCTCATATTGTGTGGCAAGCAGGCAATTGAGGATGACTCGGGTCAGGTTGGGCCAGCTCTGGCAGAGCATCTCGATCTACCCCAGGTGACGGTTGTCACGAAGCTGGAGATTGACAGTGACTGCAAGAAGGCGGTTGCGCACAGAGAAGTGGAAGGCGGCATAGAGGTCGTGGAGACCTCCTTGCCGGCAGTGGTGACAGCGCAAAAGGGGCTGAACGAGCCCAGATACGCTTCGCTGAGGGGAATGATGAAGGCAAAGAAGATGCCTGTTGAGACAAAGACTATCGCCGACCTCGGCATTTCTTCGGATGAGGTTGGGAAAGCCGGATCAAAGACCCATCTGATTGAGCTTACCTATCCACCGAAGCGTTCTGCTGGCAGAATCCTCGATGGCGAACTTGCCGAAGCAGTGAAAGAGCTTGTTCGGTGCTTGAGGGAAGAAGCAAAGGTGCTGTGA